In Rhododendron vialii isolate Sample 1 chromosome 9a, ASM3025357v1, the following are encoded in one genomic region:
- the LOC131300749 gene encoding delta(24)-sterol reductase: MSALAAPLRPKRKKVWVDYFVQFRWILVIFVVLPISWTLYFLTYLGDVNSERKSYKRRQKEHEENVKKVVARLKQRNASKDGLVCTARKPWIAVGMRNVDYKRARHFEVDLSAFRNIIEIDKERMIARVEPLVNMGQITRVTVPMNLALAVVAELDDLTVGGLINGYGIEGSSHIYGLFSDTVVAYEIVLADGRVVRATKDNEFSDLFYAIPWSQGTLGLLVSAEIKLIPIKEYMKLTYKPAVGNLNDLAQAYVDSFTPRDGDQDNPEKVPDFVEGMVYSATEGVFMTGRYASKEEAKKKGNVINSVGWWFKPWFYQHAQTALKKGEFVEYIPTREYYHRHTRCLYWEGKLILPFGDQFWFRFFLGWLMPPKVSLLKATQGEAIRNYYHEMHVIQDMLVPLYKVGDALEFVHKEMEVYPLWLCPHKLFKFPYKTMIYPEAGFELHRRQGDTSYAQMYTDVGVYYAPGPVLRGEVFDGAGAVRTMESWLIENHGYQPQYAVSELDEKSFWRMFDAGLYENCRKKYGAVGTFMSVYYKSKKGRKTEKEVQEAEQAHLETPIAEVDDDEDDQPAD, translated from the exons ATGTCAGCTCTCGCGGCCCCACTACGCCCCAAGAGGAAGAAGGTTTGGGTGGACTACTTTGTCCAGTTCCGATGGATTCTGGTTATTTTTGTCGTCCTACCTATCTCCTGGACTTTGTACTTCCTCACATATCTTGGAGACGTCAATTCCGAAAGGAAGTCCTACAAGCGGCGTCAGAAGGAACATGAGGAGAATGTTAAGAAAGTAGTGGCAAGACTCAAACAAAGGAACGCATCAAAGGATGGGCTTGTTTGCACAGCTAGGAAACCCTGGATTGCTGTTGGAATGCGGAATGTGGACTACAAGCGTGCTCGCCATTTTGAGGTTGATCTCTCTGCTTTCAGAAACATCATTGAAATCGACAAAGAGAGAATGATTGCCCGAGTTGAGCCTCTTGTCAACATGGGGCAGATAACAAGGGTTACTGTTCCAATGAATCTCGCCCTAGCGGTTGTCGCTGAACTTGATGATTTGACTGTTGGTGGCCTCATCAATGGATACGGTATCGAAGGAAGCTCTCATATCTATGGCCTCTTCTCTGATACTGTCGTGGCCTATGAAATTGTTTTGGCCGATGGGCGAGTAGTTAGAGCAACAAAGGACAATGAATTCTCCGACCTTTTCTATGCTATCCCATGGTCTCAGGGGACCCTGGGACTTCTTGTTTCTGCTGAGATTAAACTTATACCAATTAAGGAGTACATGAAGCTGACTTACAAACCAGCTGTGGGCAACTTAAACGATCTTGCACAGGCTTATGTGGATTCTTTTACTCCAAGGGACGGAGATCAGGACAATCCCGAAAAGGTTCCAGATTTTGTGGAGGGGATGGTTTACTCTGCAACAGAAGGGGTTTTCATGACAG GTAGATATGCATCGAAAGAAGAGGCTAAGAAGAAGGGGAATGTGATTAACAGTGTTGGTTGGTGGTTTAAGCCTtggttctaccagcatgcacagACGGCCCTAAAGAAAGGGGAGTTTGTAGAGTACATCCCGACTAGAGAGTATTACCACAGGCACACTAGATGTTTGTATTGGGAAGGGAAGCTGATCCTACCTTTTGGTGATCAattttggtttaggtttttCTTGGGCTGGCTGATGCCTCCTAAGGTTTCTCTGCTTAAGGCTACACAAGGTGAAGCCATCAGGAACTATTACCATGAAATGCATGTCATTCAGGATATGCTTGTACCTCTTTACaaagttggagatgctctagaATTCGTCCACAAAGAGATGGAG GTATATCCCCTCTGGCTCTGCCCGCACAAACTGTTCAAGTTTCCCTATAAGACAATGATATACCCGGAGGCTGGATTTGAGCTCCACCGCAGGCAAGGGGACACAAGCTACGCTCAGATGTACACTGATGTTGGAGTTTACTACGCACCGGGACCTGTCCTGCGGGGCGAGGTTTTTGATGGGGCGGGGGCTGTTCGCACTATGGAGAGCTGGTTGATTGAGAACCATGGATACCAGCCGCAATATGCTGTGTCTGAGCTAGATGAGAAGAGCTTCTGGAGGATGTTTGATGCTGGGCTATATGAGAATTGCAGGAAGAAGTATGGAGCTGTGGGGACCTTTATGAGTGTTTACTATAAGTCGAAAAAAGGGAGGAAGACTGAGAAGGAGGTGCAGGAAGCTGAACAAGCTCACCTTGAGACTCCTATTGCGGAGGTTGATGATGACGAGGATGATCAGCCGGCAGATTGA